Proteins from a genomic interval of Niabella soli DSM 19437:
- a CDS encoding NAD-dependent succinate-semialdehyde dehydrogenase — translation MAIQSINPVNGKIIKSYKEDTAGKCAQKIALAEKAWLTWRRTSFEKRAQHLLKAASLLRARKEALAKLMALEMGKPLRDGAGEIEKCARVCEYYAKNGAALLKDELVKTDAKKSFITLQPIGIVLAVMPWNFPYWQSFRFIAPGLMAGNVGLLKHASNVPGCALSIEKILLDAGFPKGVFQTLLIGSKRVPQVIEHPSVKAVTLTGSTEAGSRVAERAGALIKKTVLELGGSDPYIVLEDADLELATTICAQSRLINNGQSCIAAKRFIVVRKVEKEFVKLFKEKMSNKRLGDPIMPQTELGPMSRADLRDELHRQVLKNIKDGATCILGGNIPDFKGNHAFYSPTILTGVKKGMTGYSEELFGPVACVITARNEAHAIEIANDTSFGLGAAVFTKDILKGERIAREELQAGACFVNTFVKSDPRVPFGGVKQSGYGRELGSYGIKEFVNIKTVWR, via the coding sequence ATGGCAATTCAATCAATCAACCCGGTAAACGGAAAAATTATAAAATCTTATAAGGAAGACACAGCGGGAAAATGTGCTCAGAAAATAGCATTGGCTGAAAAAGCATGGCTGACCTGGCGCCGCACTTCTTTTGAAAAAAGAGCGCAGCACCTGTTAAAAGCTGCGTCGTTGCTGCGGGCGCGCAAAGAAGCGCTGGCAAAGCTGATGGCCCTGGAAATGGGAAAACCGCTGAGGGATGGCGCCGGGGAAATTGAAAAATGTGCACGGGTTTGCGAATACTATGCAAAGAATGGTGCCGCGCTGCTAAAGGATGAATTGGTAAAAACGGATGCAAAGAAAAGCTTTATTACACTGCAGCCCATTGGTATTGTATTAGCGGTAATGCCCTGGAACTTTCCCTACTGGCAAAGTTTTCGTTTTATTGCCCCGGGTTTAATGGCCGGCAATGTGGGGCTGTTGAAACATGCTTCGAATGTGCCGGGCTGTGCATTATCTATAGAAAAGATCCTCTTGGATGCCGGGTTCCCCAAAGGGGTGTTTCAAACCCTGCTGATCGGAAGCAAACGGGTGCCGCAGGTGATCGAACATCCCTCTGTAAAAGCGGTAACCCTTACGGGGAGTACGGAAGCCGGCAGCCGCGTAGCGGAAAGGGCGGGGGCATTAATAAAGAAAACGGTCCTGGAACTGGGTGGCAGTGATCCCTATATTGTTCTTGAAGATGCAGACCTGGAACTGGCGACAACCATTTGTGCACAAAGCCGGCTGATCAATAACGGTCAAAGCTGTATTGCCGCCAAGCGTTTTATTGTTGTGCGAAAAGTGGAAAAAGAATTTGTAAAGCTGTTTAAGGAAAAAATGAGCAATAAGCGATTGGGGGACCCGATAATGCCGCAAACCGAACTGGGCCCCATGTCGCGCGCCGACTTACGGGATGAGTTGCACCGCCAGGTGCTAAAAAATATTAAGGATGGGGCCACTTGTATTTTGGGAGGCAACATCCCCGATTTTAAAGGCAACCATGCATTTTATTCCCCCACTATTTTAACCGGAGTAAAAAAAGGAATGACCGGTTACAGCGAGGAACTTTTTGGGCCGGTGGCCTGTGTGATCACCGCCCGGAATGAAGCACATGCCATTGAGATAGCCAACGACACTTCTTTCGGGCTCGGTGCTGCAGTGTTTACAAAAGATATTTTAAAGGGTGAGCGAATCGCCCGCGAGGAGCTGCAGGCTGGCGCTTGTTTTGTGAACACTTTTGTAAAGTCGGATCCCCGCGTTCCCTTTGGCGGTGTAAAACAGTCGGGTTATGGCCGCGAGCTCGGCAGCTATGGCATCAAAGAATTTGTGAATATTAAAACGGTTTGGCGTTAA
- a CDS encoding heparan-alpha-glucosaminide N-acetyltransferase domain-containing protein has protein sequence MKPQFAGRIRSIDIMRGITLCLMLFVNDLYEPGVPHWLVHTKAETDSMGLADWVFPGFLFMVGLSIPFAIDSRRRKGDEWPQLVLHILFRSVSLLIIGLLMLNGGRVNPQLTGMPVLLWKSLVYLCIFLVWNTYPVNKRMKPFFILLQLAGIGGLLYLVWIFKAGIPGAIKWMETGWWGILGLIGWGYLTAALIYLCIRGRLAVAAGCWLFFVLLNILSQLKVLHIGGLAGNITGVVWDGNVPSIVLAGLVTGMLLWKHADDKPKLLQVLAVMGVGCLAAGFVLRHWFILSKILATPSWAMVCNGISLLLFAIIYYFTDVRGKIKWAGLFKIAGQNSLTTYLLPDLVYFVCWGWKIPLFFYKQKAHAWLAVSGSVVWAVLMILFAFGLSKWYVKLKL, from the coding sequence ATGAAACCTCAGTTTGCTGGCAGGATCCGTTCCATCGATATCATGCGGGGTATTACCTTATGCCTGATGTTGTTTGTAAATGACCTGTACGAGCCGGGCGTGCCACACTGGCTGGTGCATACAAAGGCGGAAACAGACAGTATGGGCCTGGCAGATTGGGTATTCCCGGGCTTCCTGTTTATGGTGGGGCTTTCGATACCCTTTGCGATCGATTCCCGGAGGAGAAAAGGGGATGAGTGGCCGCAACTGGTGTTGCATATCCTCTTCCGGTCGGTTAGTTTGCTGATCATCGGGTTGCTGATGCTGAATGGGGGACGCGTTAACCCTCAGTTGACCGGAATGCCGGTGCTCTTGTGGAAATCGCTGGTATACCTGTGCATCTTCCTGGTGTGGAATACCTATCCCGTTAATAAGCGGATGAAGCCGTTCTTTATATTACTTCAGCTTGCAGGCATTGGAGGATTGCTATATCTGGTATGGATCTTTAAGGCGGGTATCCCGGGAGCTATTAAATGGATGGAAACAGGTTGGTGGGGGATCCTGGGACTGATCGGTTGGGGGTATCTTACAGCAGCGCTTATTTACCTCTGTATACGCGGGCGCCTGGCAGTTGCAGCAGGTTGCTGGTTGTTTTTTGTGCTGCTGAATATTCTTTCACAATTGAAGGTATTGCATATCGGGGGGCTTGCCGGCAATATAACCGGTGTGGTATGGGATGGCAATGTGCCGTCTATTGTATTAGCCGGACTGGTAACGGGAATGCTGCTTTGGAAACATGCAGACGATAAACCAAAATTGTTGCAGGTATTGGCGGTGATGGGGGTAGGCTGTCTGGCCGCAGGGTTTGTGCTGCGACATTGGTTTATCCTTTCTAAAATTCTTGCCACACCCAGTTGGGCCATGGTTTGCAATGGGATCAGCCTGTTGCTTTTTGCAATCATATATTATTTTACAGATGTAAGGGGAAAGATTAAATGGGCCGGCCTGTTCAAGATCGCCGGGCAAAATTCGTTAACCACCTACCTGCTGCCGGATCTTGTTTATTTTGTTTGTTGGGGTTGGAAGATTCCCCTGTTCTTTTACAAACAGAAAGCGCATGCATGGCTGGCGGTGAGCGGTTCAGTAGTATGGGCGGTGCTCATGATCCTGTTTGCCTTCGGACTATCAAAATGGTATGTAAAATTAAAGCTCTGA
- a CDS encoding SGNH/GDSL hydrolase family protein, with protein MKTLLLATLLILSFITGHSQTRRPVTIVTFGNSTTARRSGVQKVYAQRLHEKLDSAGIANRVINSGVPSSHTGSIKDNSFAKVVHAMDRFDTAVLKYHPDWVTINFGLNDAYQDKGRHTPSRIPLKQYKKNITYFITRIQKQGGRVVLLTPNPLGSRFERYRYDRVKEYAQAIRKIARRKHLPLVDSWQLFYTYINDRHLQLDALFTDSIHPNDEGHRLVANALFQIISH; from the coding sequence GTGAAAACGCTTTTACTTGCCACTCTGTTGATACTATCTTTTATCACCGGCCACTCACAGACCAGGCGGCCGGTAACGATTGTTACCTTTGGAAATTCAACCACAGCGCGGAGATCCGGCGTTCAGAAAGTGTATGCACAGCGGCTCCATGAAAAACTGGACAGCGCCGGCATCGCGAACCGCGTGATCAACTCGGGCGTGCCCAGCAGCCATACCGGATCTATTAAAGACAATAGTTTTGCAAAAGTAGTGCATGCAATGGACCGGTTTGATACGGCTGTTTTAAAGTATCATCCTGATTGGGTAACCATCAACTTTGGTCTTAATGACGCGTACCAGGACAAAGGGCGCCATACGCCCTCCCGCATCCCGTTAAAACAATACAAAAAAAATATAACCTATTTTATCACCCGGATCCAAAAACAGGGGGGCCGGGTGGTCCTGCTAACCCCCAACCCGCTGGGGAGCAGGTTTGAACGGTACCGGTATGATCGGGTAAAAGAATATGCCCAGGCCATCCGGAAGATTGCAAGAAGAAAGCATTTGCCACTGGTTGATTCCTGGCAGCTTTTTTATACTTATATAAACGACCGGCATCTGCAACTGGACGCTCTTTTCACGGACAGCATTCATCCCAATGATGAAGGGCACCGGCTTGTTGCCAATGCATTATTTCAAATTATCAGCCATTAA
- a CDS encoding AraC family transcriptional regulator, producing the protein MNNYYKYLPVSEVDKSWGLYVLNVGCTHIEKAQVYPPRNHPAHHYFKWDEGRVFDEFQLIYILNGEGMFESKSCPLTSVKSGTLLMLYPYEWHRFKPNDETGWEEYWIGCKGNILQHIHKHHFFPKETPAYYLGTHESVINLFTDIIEHTRLEKTGYQQLISGMLLHLFGKIFSLSKQIRFDKKNKHEEVINQAMSLMQANISSSLSFEKIAGDFCISYSLFRKEFKLYTGMSPHQYFLQLKLNKAKIRLMGSDDPVKQIADELGFESAYAFSKIFKAKMGCAPNHFKKKIRR; encoded by the coding sequence ATGAACAACTATTATAAATACCTCCCTGTAAGTGAAGTGGATAAAAGTTGGGGCTTGTATGTATTGAATGTGGGTTGCACACATATTGAAAAGGCCCAGGTGTACCCGCCCCGCAATCATCCGGCCCATCACTATTTCAAATGGGATGAAGGGCGCGTCTTTGATGAGTTTCAACTGATCTATATCCTGAATGGTGAAGGAATGTTTGAATCAAAAAGTTGTCCGTTAACATCCGTTAAATCCGGCACGTTGCTGATGCTGTATCCTTATGAGTGGCACCGGTTCAAACCCAATGATGAAACGGGGTGGGAGGAATACTGGATCGGTTGTAAAGGAAACATACTGCAGCATATTCACAAACATCATTTTTTTCCTAAAGAGACCCCGGCCTATTACCTGGGGACCCACGAATCTGTTATTAACCTGTTTACCGATATTATCGAACATACCCGGTTAGAAAAAACGGGTTACCAGCAATTGATCTCCGGTATGCTGCTGCATTTGTTTGGAAAAATATTTTCCCTTTCCAAACAGATCCGTTTTGATAAGAAAAACAAGCATGAAGAAGTGATCAATCAGGCCATGTCCCTGATGCAGGCTAATATCAGTTCCAGTTTGTCGTTTGAAAAAATAGCTGGCGACTTCTGTATCAGTTATTCTTTGTTTCGAAAAGAATTTAAATTGTATACGGGCATGTCGCCGCATCAATACTTTTTGCAATTGAAATTAAATAAGGCTAAAATAAGGCTGATGGGCTCGGATGATCCGGTGAAGCAGATTGCCGATGAACTGGGCTTTGAATCGGCTTATGCTTTCTCCAAGATCTTTAAGGCCAAAATGGGCTGCGCTCCCAATCATTTTAAGAAGAAGATCCGTAGGTAG
- a CDS encoding arabinose isomerase, which yields MQSTGVKIGLMGIGLDAYWEQFDGLRQRLEGYLKVVEEKITAVHQNIVNAGMIDTVDKAFAAGSLFRREEVDLIFLYVTTYALSATVLPAVQRTKVPVIILNLSPGAQIDYDAFNALNDRTQMTGEWLSWCSACPVPEIANVFKRSGIQFHQVTGMLHNDDACWQEITGWIEAARVAHTMAYNRLGCLGHYYSGMLDIYTDLTRQYAAFGGHIELLEVDELAALRKKVLKREIADRVHTFKNIFEVQPDCTEAELERAAKTSVALDELVQRYQLGSIAYYYKGTGNSDNEDTMSSIILGNSLLTAKGVPVAGEYEIKNAQAMKIMDSFGAGGSFTEYYAMDFKDDIVLMGHDGPGHLAIAEGKIKVRPLTVYHGKVGKGLSVEMSVKHGPVTLLSVVENQQGGLLLLVAEAESVPGPILQIGNTNSRYRFASGARNFVNNWNAQGPAHHCAIGIGHIASKIEKLGALLNMKVIQVGS from the coding sequence ATGCAGTCTACGGGTGTAAAGATCGGACTAATGGGAATTGGCCTTGATGCTTACTGGGAACAGTTTGACGGGCTCCGGCAGCGGCTGGAGGGATATCTGAAAGTTGTTGAAGAGAAGATCACCGCTGTTCATCAAAATATCGTGAATGCAGGAATGATCGATACAGTAGATAAAGCATTTGCCGCCGGCAGCCTGTTTCGCCGGGAAGAAGTAGACCTTATTTTTTTGTACGTGACCACCTATGCGCTCTCTGCAACGGTACTACCTGCGGTGCAGCGAACAAAAGTGCCTGTAATTATATTAAACCTGTCGCCGGGCGCGCAGATCGATTATGATGCTTTTAATGCGCTGAATGATCGCACCCAAATGACGGGCGAATGGCTATCCTGGTGCTCCGCCTGTCCTGTACCCGAAATAGCCAACGTGTTCAAACGATCGGGCATACAATTTCACCAGGTAACAGGAATGCTGCACAATGATGATGCCTGCTGGCAGGAAATAACCGGGTGGATTGAAGCAGCGAGAGTGGCTCATACAATGGCCTATAACCGGCTGGGGTGTTTAGGGCACTATTATAGCGGTATGCTCGATATTTATACAGACCTCACCCGTCAATATGCGGCCTTCGGAGGGCATATTGAATTACTGGAAGTGGATGAGCTTGCCGCGCTCCGGAAAAAAGTGTTGAAACGGGAAATTGCGGATCGGGTCCATACCTTTAAAAATATTTTTGAGGTGCAACCGGATTGTACAGAAGCTGAACTGGAACGCGCCGCCAAAACATCCGTAGCCCTGGATGAACTCGTGCAACGTTATCAACTGGGCTCCATTGCCTACTATTATAAAGGAACGGGCAATAGTGATAATGAAGACACGATGAGTTCCATTATTTTGGGCAACTCGCTGCTCACCGCTAAAGGCGTACCTGTTGCAGGTGAATATGAAATTAAAAATGCGCAGGCAATGAAGATCATGGATAGTTTTGGCGCCGGCGGATCTTTTACTGAATACTATGCCATGGATTTCAAAGATGATATAGTGCTGATGGGACACGACGGCCCGGGCCATCTTGCTATTGCCGAAGGAAAAATAAAAGTTCGGCCGTTAACGGTTTATCATGGTAAAGTAGGCAAAGGGTTGTCTGTTGAAATGAGCGTAAAGCATGGGCCGGTAACCTTACTGTCTGTAGTAGAAAATCAGCAGGGAGGCTTGCTGCTGCTGGTAGCGGAAGCTGAGTCTGTGCCCGGGCCTATCTTACAGATCGGCAATACTAACAGCCGGTACCGGTTTGCGTCGGGCGCCCGGAATTTTGTTAACAACTGGAATGCACAGGGGCCGGCACACCATTGTGCCATCGGCATTGGCCATATTGCCTCTAAAATTGAAAAGCTGGGCGCATTACTCAATATGAAGGTGATACAGGTGGGGAGCTAA
- a CDS encoding cytochrome c oxidase subunit I, with translation MSDSIYMQTETGSNSYQRNSFPTSVPHKETFITKYIFSQDHKMISKQFLTTGIIWAIIGGLFSVLFRLQLGFPEERFPILETLFGHWAAGGMIKPEFYYALTTMHGTVLIFFVLTAGLSGTFANLLIPLQIGARDMASPFMNMLSYWFFFAASVVMLSSLFIQTGPAAGGWTVYPPLSALSSASPGSKEGMDYWIIAMILFVASSLLGGLNYISTILNMRTKGMSMARLPLTIWALLFTAILSVLAFPVLLAALVLLLFDRHLGTSFYLSDIYIGGKALANEGGNAILFQHLFWFLGHPEVYIIILPTMGLVSEIIAVHARKPIFGYTAMVVSLMAICVLSFLVWAHHMFTTGLNPFIGSVFVLFTLLIAVPSAIKVFNWLTTLWRGNIRFTPAMLFAIGFVSLFISGGLTGIWLGNSTIDIYLHDTMFVIAHFHIVMGVSAFFGMFAGIYHWFPKMYGRFMNNTLGFIHFWVTLSGAYLIFWPMHYEGLAGMPRRYLDKSGWASFSQFHQLDAMITVVTIIVFCVQLLFLFNYFYSIYKGRRVRTLNPWQANTLEWTTAIRPGHGNWEDEIPEVYRWPYDYSKGGREHIPQAEPVA, from the coding sequence ATGAGCGACAGTATATACATGCAGACTGAAACCGGATCAAATAGTTATCAGCGTAATTCCTTTCCTACATCGGTACCTCACAAAGAGACCTTTATTACCAAATACATTTTCAGCCAGGATCATAAAATGATCTCTAAACAGTTTTTGACAACCGGCATCATCTGGGCTATTATCGGGGGCTTATTTTCCGTATTATTTCGTTTGCAACTGGGCTTTCCCGAAGAACGTTTCCCCATTCTTGAAACCTTGTTCGGGCATTGGGCGGCGGGTGGAATGATAAAACCGGAATTTTATTACGCGTTGACCACTATGCACGGCACCGTTCTTATTTTTTTTGTGCTCACTGCAGGGCTAAGCGGCACATTCGCCAACCTCTTGATCCCCTTGCAAATAGGCGCCCGCGATATGGCCTCTCCCTTTATGAATATGCTTTCGTACTGGTTCTTTTTTGCCGCAAGCGTTGTAATGCTCTCCTCTTTGTTCATTCAAACAGGGCCAGCCGCCGGCGGGTGGACGGTTTACCCGCCATTAAGCGCGTTGAGCAGTGCTTCCCCCGGATCTAAGGAAGGAATGGATTATTGGATCATCGCCATGATTTTATTTGTTGCGTCCTCTCTTTTAGGCGGGCTTAATTACATCAGCACCATTTTAAATATGCGTACAAAAGGCATGAGCATGGCACGGTTGCCACTCACCATTTGGGCCTTGTTATTTACGGCCATATTAAGCGTGCTGGCTTTCCCTGTGTTACTGGCGGCCCTGGTACTATTATTATTCGACCGGCACCTGGGTACCAGCTTTTACCTCAGCGATATTTATATTGGGGGCAAGGCCCTTGCCAATGAAGGCGGCAATGCCATCCTGTTCCAGCACCTGTTCTGGTTCCTGGGGCATCCGGAAGTCTATATTATTATTTTGCCCACCATGGGGCTGGTGTCTGAAATAATAGCCGTCCACGCGCGCAAGCCCATTTTCGGATATACGGCAATGGTCGTTTCACTGATGGCGATCTGCGTTTTATCGTTCCTCGTATGGGCCCATCACATGTTTACTACAGGATTAAATCCATTTATCGGATCGGTATTCGTATTATTTACCTTGCTTATCGCCGTGCCATCGGCAATTAAAGTGTTTAACTGGCTTACCACTTTATGGCGGGGCAATATCCGGTTTACTCCGGCTATGCTATTCGCCATCGGTTTTGTCAGTTTATTTATTTCGGGAGGACTAACAGGTATCTGGCTCGGCAATTCTACAATCGATATCTATTTGCATGACACGATGTTTGTGATTGCCCATTTTCATATCGTAATGGGCGTATCAGCTTTTTTCGGAATGTTTGCCGGCATCTACCATTGGTTCCCAAAAATGTACGGGCGATTCATGAACAATACCCTGGGATTTATTCATTTTTGGGTAACATTATCCGGAGCGTATCTTATTTTCTGGCCCATGCATTATGAAGGGCTCGCCGGTATGCCGCGCCGGTACCTGGACAAAAGCGGCTGGGCAAGTTTTAGTCAGTTTCACCAACTGGATGCTATGATCACCGTAGTAACGATCATTGTTTTTTGCGTTCAGCTATTATTCCTGTTCAACTATTTTTATTCCATTTATAAGGGACGCAGGGTAAGAACGCTGAATCCCTGGCAGGCCAACACGCTGGAGTGGACCACGGCTATACGGCCGGGGCATGGCAACTGGGAAGATGAAATACCTGAAGTGTACCGCTGGCCTTATGATTACAGCAAAGGAGGCAGGGAGCATATCCCCCAAGCGGAACCGGTAGCCTGA
- the dinB gene encoding DNA polymerase IV, translating to MHRKIIHIDMDAFYAAVEQRDFPEYRGKPLIVGGSPEGRGGVVATASYEARKFGVHSAMPSKTAQRLCPQALFVYPRFDAYKTVSEKIHEIFHRFTDIIEPLSLDEAYLDVTKDKQNIGSALDIARQIKQAIKEELQLTASAGVSINKFVAKIASDMNKPDGLTFIGPSRIEAFMEQLPVGKFHGVGKVTAAKMKTMGLHTGADLKKLSESEITKQFGKPGKFYYLIVRGIDNREVQPHRETKSVSVEDTYQSDLTTKETMWTELETLAIRLADRLQRHGLKGRTVTVKFKFHDFTIITRSLSLPELVNDQESLSAATRTLLDKAPVDEKKVRLLGLGVSNFKTENEKNTNIQLDLF from the coding sequence GTGCATCGAAAAATCATTCATATCGACATGGATGCGTTCTATGCCGCGGTAGAACAACGCGACTTTCCCGAATACCGGGGCAAACCCCTGATTGTAGGCGGGTCTCCGGAAGGGCGCGGTGGCGTGGTGGCTACTGCCAGTTATGAAGCAAGAAAATTTGGAGTGCATTCTGCCATGCCGTCAAAAACAGCACAGCGGCTTTGCCCGCAGGCTTTGTTTGTTTATCCCCGTTTCGATGCCTACAAAACAGTATCCGAAAAAATTCACGAAATATTTCACCGGTTCACAGACATCATAGAACCCCTTTCGTTAGACGAAGCCTATCTGGATGTAACAAAAGACAAACAAAACATAGGCTCGGCGTTGGACATCGCCAGGCAGATTAAACAGGCTATTAAAGAAGAATTACAACTAACCGCCTCTGCAGGCGTTTCCATAAATAAATTTGTTGCAAAAATTGCCTCCGACATGAACAAGCCGGATGGACTAACTTTTATCGGCCCTTCGCGCATTGAAGCGTTTATGGAGCAATTGCCGGTGGGAAAATTTCACGGTGTGGGGAAAGTAACGGCAGCAAAAATGAAAACAATGGGGTTACATACCGGCGCCGATCTGAAAAAATTATCGGAAAGTGAAATAACCAAACAGTTCGGGAAACCCGGCAAATTCTATTACCTGATCGTAAGAGGTATTGACAACCGGGAAGTGCAACCGCACAGGGAAACAAAATCCGTAAGTGTTGAAGACACCTATCAGTCAGATCTGACAACAAAGGAAACCATGTGGACCGAGTTGGAAACACTGGCTATACGATTGGCAGACCGCCTGCAACGCCATGGTTTAAAAGGGCGAACGGTTACCGTAAAATTTAAGTTTCATGATTTTACCATCATTACACGCAGCCTGTCGCTTCCCGAATTGGTGAACGATCAGGAAAGCCTTTCTGCAGCAACAAGAACCCTATTAGATAAGGCCCCCGTTGACGAAAAAAAAGTAAGACTGCTGGGCCTGGGTGTTTCCAATTTCAAAACGGAAAATGAAAAAAACACCAATATTCAACTGGATTTGTTTTGA